A single region of the Pseudomonas sp. VD-NE ins genome encodes:
- the folE2 gene encoding GTP cyclohydrolase FolE2 — protein MNSMTLPDIAAQVARQALPLEWVGMRGIALPVLIEGQRLSAKADAGVSLDDGEARGIHMSRLYLTLEALEQESLSPALLHHVLKRFLQSHEGLSNRAYLNIHTDLLLKRPALVSPLAGWKSYPATISASLKNQMFHVELKIEVAYSSTCPCSAALARQLIQQQFIDDFANKTLQHADVLAWLGSTQGIVATPHSQRSTAQLHLHLDEFIDELPLSVIINDAEAALGTAVQTAVKRADEQAFALANGQNLMFCEDAARRLNLALRRTPGVNQFHLRVIHAESLHAHDAVAESHWQREQA, from the coding sequence ATGAATTCGATGACACTCCCGGATATCGCCGCGCAAGTCGCTCGCCAAGCTTTGCCACTCGAATGGGTGGGCATGCGTGGCATCGCGTTACCTGTCTTGATAGAAGGGCAGCGCCTGAGCGCCAAGGCTGATGCCGGGGTCAGTCTTGATGACGGCGAGGCTCGTGGGATTCATATGTCTCGGCTTTATCTGACTCTGGAAGCACTCGAACAAGAGAGCCTTTCTCCAGCCTTGCTGCACCATGTTCTCAAGCGCTTTCTGCAAAGCCACGAGGGTTTATCCAACCGGGCCTACCTGAATATCCATACTGATTTGCTGTTGAAGCGCCCCGCCCTGGTCAGTCCACTGGCCGGTTGGAAATCCTATCCAGCGACCATTTCAGCGAGCCTGAAAAACCAAATGTTCCACGTGGAACTCAAAATCGAGGTGGCCTACTCCTCAACCTGCCCCTGCTCTGCTGCCTTGGCGCGACAGTTGATCCAGCAACAATTCATCGACGATTTCGCCAACAAGACCCTTCAACACGCAGACGTTTTGGCATGGCTTGGCTCGACTCAAGGCATCGTCGCCACGCCTCACAGCCAACGCAGCACAGCACAACTGCATCTTCATCTCGACGAATTCATTGATGAGTTACCTCTGAGCGTGATCATCAATGACGCTGAAGCGGCACTCGGGACCGCCGTACAAACCGCCGTAAAACGCGCAGATGAACAAGCCTTCGCCCTCGCCAACGGACAGAACCTGATGTTCTGCGAAGACGCTGCGCGCCGACTGAATCTCGCCCTTCGCCGCACACCCGGCGTTAACCAGTTCCACCTGCGAGTGATCCACGCCGAGAGCCTTCACGCCCACGACGCCGTTGCCGAAAGCCACTGGCAGCGTGAGCAAGCATGA
- a CDS encoding DUF3617 domain-containing protein produces MNVRLLGLALGLGLALPVVAQAQMLQPGLWEMTSSNVKVDDQPMDVQSILGQLQGQMTPQQRAALEKNGINIGGKGIRACLTPEQVATNDIPLADPQSGCKQQITDRTGNQWKFRFSCPKAQGTGVATFLSDREFTTVANGTFNAIGINQKGSLETRAVWLGQDCGAVKPRA; encoded by the coding sequence ATGAACGTTCGTCTGCTGGGTTTGGCGCTGGGCCTGGGTTTGGCATTGCCGGTGGTTGCACAGGCGCAGATGCTGCAGCCGGGGCTGTGGGAAATGACATCGAGCAACGTCAAGGTTGATGACCAGCCGATGGATGTGCAATCGATCCTCGGCCAGCTGCAAGGTCAGATGACCCCGCAACAACGCGCGGCGCTGGAAAAGAACGGGATCAATATCGGCGGCAAAGGCATCCGCGCGTGTCTGACGCCGGAGCAAGTGGCGACCAACGATATTCCGTTGGCCGACCCGCAATCGGGCTGCAAACAGCAGATTACCGATCGCACCGGCAACCAGTGGAAATTCCGTTTCAGTTGCCCGAAAGCGCAGGGCACCGGGGTGGCGACGTTCCTCAGTGATCGTGAATTCACCACCGTGGCCAACGGCACGTTCAACGCGATCGGGATCAATCAGAAGGGCAGTCTGGAGACTCGCGCGGTTTGGTTGGGCCAGGACTGCGGCGCCGTTAAACCTCGCGCGTAA
- a CDS encoding dihydroorotase, whose amino-acid sequence MSSVLIRNARLINEGREFDGDLLVSNGRIVKIARSIEGENAKVEIDANGQWLLPGMIDDQVHFREPGAPAKGSIHSESRAAVAGGITSFMDMPNTNPATLTLEALGDKKRRAAIGSVANYGFHFGVSQDNLDTVTALNACEVAGVKVFMGASTGNMLVDDPKILERLFAEVPTILLAHCEHTPSIDANAANLRDLFGERIPPGAHPLIRNAEACYRSSSLAVELAKRHGTRLHVLHLTTARELALFEDKPLAQKRITAEVCLHHLLFDDRDYPCLGNLIKCNPAIKTQADRDALRAALNSNLLDVIGSDHAPHTWEEKQRAYVQAPSGLPLVQHALPALMELVADGVLPITTLVAKTSHRVADLFAIPDRGYLREGYWADLVLVERQTLEVDRQPILSQCGWTPFAGRSFRHRVNMTIVSGQIAWRDGRVNEGCRGLALRFMR is encoded by the coding sequence ATGAGCAGCGTGCTGATTCGCAACGCAAGGCTGATCAATGAAGGACGCGAGTTCGACGGCGATCTATTGGTCAGCAACGGGCGCATCGTCAAGATTGCTCGCAGCATCGAAGGCGAAAACGCCAAGGTGGAAATCGACGCGAATGGCCAGTGGTTGCTGCCGGGGATGATCGACGACCAAGTGCATTTTCGTGAACCCGGTGCGCCAGCCAAGGGCAGTATTCACAGCGAATCTCGGGCGGCGGTTGCCGGGGGCATCACCAGTTTCATGGACATGCCGAATACAAACCCGGCCACCCTCACCCTTGAAGCGCTGGGTGACAAAAAGCGCCGGGCTGCGATCGGTTCGGTGGCCAACTACGGTTTTCACTTTGGTGTGAGTCAGGACAATCTGGATACAGTGACGGCGCTCAATGCGTGTGAAGTCGCCGGGGTGAAAGTGTTCATGGGCGCATCGACCGGCAACATGCTGGTGGACGATCCCAAGATTCTCGAGCGACTGTTCGCCGAGGTGCCAACGATCCTGTTGGCTCACTGCGAACACACCCCGAGTATCGACGCGAATGCGGCCAATCTGCGTGACCTGTTCGGAGAACGAATCCCGCCCGGTGCTCACCCGCTCATCCGCAATGCCGAGGCGTGTTATCGCTCCTCTTCACTGGCGGTCGAGTTAGCCAAACGTCACGGCACGCGGCTCCATGTTTTGCACCTGACCACGGCGCGTGAACTGGCGTTGTTCGAGGACAAACCGCTTGCGCAAAAACGCATTACGGCGGAAGTCTGCCTGCACCATTTGTTGTTCGACGACCGCGATTACCCATGCCTTGGGAACTTGATCAAGTGCAATCCGGCGATCAAGACTCAGGCCGATCGCGATGCGCTGCGCGCGGCCCTGAACAGCAATCTACTGGACGTGATCGGCAGTGACCATGCGCCACATACCTGGGAAGAAAAGCAGCGAGCGTATGTGCAGGCGCCTTCTGGATTACCGCTGGTACAGCATGCGTTGCCAGCGTTAATGGAGCTGGTGGCGGATGGGGTTTTGCCAATCACCACACTGGTGGCGAAGACCAGCCATCGCGTGGCGGATCTGTTTGCCATTCCGGATCGGGGTTATCTCCGGGAAGGGTATTGGGCGGATCTGGTGTTGGTTGAACGGCAAACGCTGGAAGTCGATCGGCAACCGATTCTGTCGCAGTGCGGATGGACGCCGTTCGCCGGACGCAGCTTTCGCCATCGGGTGAATATGACAATTGTCTCGGGGCAGATTGCTTGGCGGGACGGTCGGGTGAATGAAGGATGTCGCGGGTTGGCGCTGAGGTTTATGCGTTGA
- the cls gene encoding cardiolipin synthase — MDYFGPHIFGYLIALIHTLGLIAAIHAVLTVRTAQGSIAWALSLIFIPYLTLIPYLVFGRSTFDGYIKARRQANEQMRQAISELNWRPWVEEALTARASNAYASLRAMPKLGRMPCLANNEVQLLVNGTATFEAIFQAIDQAKEAVLIQFFIIHDDRLGQRLRDLLLKKAAEGVAIHLLYDRIGSHALPHSYVQTLRDARVEVKAFATRSGWLNRFQVNFRNHRKIVVVDGVVGFVGGHNVGDEYMGEKPPLAPWRDTHVKVRGPVVACMQESFAEDWFWAARTLPPLILPDEYPDDGVLCQLLATGPADAYETCSLFFVEAIHAATERVWITSPYFIPDEAVFAALRLAVLRGVDVRLLLPSRPDHRIVYAASSLYAFEAVRAGVRVFRYEPGFLHQKVVLIDSEISAIGSANLDNRSFRLNFEVMLLTVDSDFAASVENMLIADFEQAYEIAKEESREIHRLQQVGMRIARLISPIL, encoded by the coding sequence ATGGATTATTTTGGACCGCACATTTTCGGTTACCTGATCGCCCTGATACACACCCTCGGCTTGATCGCCGCCATTCACGCGGTGCTCACCGTACGCACGGCTCAAGGCTCGATCGCCTGGGCATTGTCGCTGATCTTCATTCCCTACCTCACGCTTATTCCGTATCTGGTATTCGGGCGCAGCACCTTTGATGGTTACATCAAGGCACGACGCCAAGCCAACGAACAGATGCGTCAGGCCATCTCCGAACTGAACTGGCGCCCGTGGGTGGAAGAAGCCCTGACCGCGCGCGCCTCGAATGCCTACGCCTCGTTACGCGCGATGCCCAAACTGGGACGTATGCCATGCCTGGCGAACAATGAAGTGCAATTGCTGGTAAACGGTACGGCTACGTTCGAGGCGATTTTCCAGGCCATCGATCAGGCAAAAGAAGCGGTGCTGATCCAGTTTTTCATCATTCACGATGATCGACTCGGACAACGTCTGCGCGACCTGCTGCTGAAGAAAGCCGCTGAAGGCGTGGCGATTCATCTGCTCTACGACCGCATCGGCAGCCACGCCCTGCCCCACAGTTATGTACAGACGCTGCGCGATGCTCGCGTCGAAGTGAAAGCCTTCGCCACGCGCAGCGGCTGGCTCAATCGCTTTCAAGTCAACTTCCGTAACCACCGCAAGATCGTCGTGGTCGACGGCGTCGTCGGCTTTGTCGGCGGGCATAACGTCGGCGATGAGTACATGGGCGAAAAACCACCGCTTGCGCCGTGGCGCGATACCCATGTGAAAGTACGTGGCCCGGTGGTCGCGTGCATGCAGGAGTCGTTTGCCGAAGACTGGTTCTGGGCTGCGCGTACCCTGCCGCCGCTGATTCTGCCAGACGAGTACCCGGATGACGGCGTGCTCTGCCAATTGCTCGCCACCGGTCCGGCGGATGCCTACGAAACCTGCTCGCTGTTCTTTGTCGAAGCGATCCATGCGGCGACCGAACGGGTGTGGATCACCAGCCCGTATTTCATCCCCGATGAAGCGGTATTTGCAGCGTTAAGATTGGCGGTCTTACGCGGTGTCGATGTGCGATTGCTGCTGCCGTCGCGTCCCGATCACCGCATCGTCTACGCCGCTTCCAGCCTCTACGCCTTTGAAGCCGTGCGCGCCGGCGTGCGGGTATTCCGCTACGAACCCGGTTTCCTGCATCAGAAAGTGGTGTTGATCGACAGCGAGATCAGCGCAATTGGCAGCGCCAATCTGGACAACCGTTCGTTCCGGCTGAACTTCGAAGTGATGCTGCTGACCGTCGACAGCGACTTCGCCGCCAGCGTGGAAAACATGCTTATCGCAGATTTCGAGCAAGCCTACGAAATCGCCAAAGAAGAAAGCCGGGAGATCCACCGCCTGCAACAGGTCGGCATGCGGATCGCCCGGCTGATTTCACCGATTCTCTAA
- a CDS encoding N-acetylmuramoyl-L-alanine amidase, translated as MHRRHLLNLILASAAFALPFSASATQIRNARLWRSDEKLRLVFDLSGPVRYKTFTLSAPERLIIDVSGASVGADFSQLALNGTVIRSIRSGPFGHGDTRIVLDLSSPTLLNSFLLAPQDGQGHRLVLDLVSTKSAPNKPMVPRETPALKAHPRRDIIVVVDPGHGGKDPGAVGAKGEREKDVVLSIAQLLAKRLKKEKGFDVKLVRNDDFFVPLRKRVEIARQHKADMFISVHADAAPRLTASGASVYCLSEGGATSATARFMAQRENGADLLGATSLLNLKDKDPMLAGVILDMSMNATIAASLQLGGAVLGSLAGITTLHQKRVEQAGFAVLKSPDVPSILVETGFISNARDSQRLVTARHQQAVANGLFDGLQRYFEKNPPVDSYLAWQKAQQNTPV; from the coding sequence ATGCACAGACGTCATCTACTTAATCTGATTCTGGCCAGCGCGGCCTTCGCCCTTCCTTTCAGTGCTTCGGCCACGCAGATTCGCAACGCGCGGCTATGGCGTTCTGATGAGAAACTGCGATTGGTCTTTGATTTGAGTGGGCCGGTGCGCTACAAAACCTTCACCCTCAGCGCTCCGGAGCGGCTGATCATTGATGTGTCCGGTGCGAGCGTTGGCGCAGATTTCAGTCAACTGGCGCTGAACGGTACAGTGATTCGTTCGATTCGCTCCGGGCCTTTTGGCCACGGTGATACGCGGATTGTTCTGGATCTGAGCAGCCCAACGCTGTTGAACAGCTTCCTTTTGGCACCGCAGGACGGCCAGGGGCATCGCTTGGTTCTCGATTTGGTCAGCACCAAGTCCGCACCAAATAAGCCAATGGTTCCACGTGAAACACCTGCGCTGAAGGCACATCCAAGACGAGACATCATTGTTGTCGTCGACCCAGGTCATGGCGGAAAGGATCCCGGCGCAGTCGGCGCCAAAGGGGAAAGAGAAAAGGATGTGGTGCTTTCCATTGCTCAGTTGCTCGCCAAACGCCTGAAAAAAGAGAAAGGCTTCGATGTGAAACTGGTGCGCAATGACGATTTTTTTGTTCCATTGCGCAAGCGCGTGGAGATCGCGCGTCAGCATAAGGCTGACATGTTCATCTCAGTACATGCCGACGCGGCTCCACGTCTGACCGCTTCCGGGGCATCGGTCTATTGTCTTTCGGAGGGCGGTGCAACATCGGCAACGGCACGTTTCATGGCGCAGCGGGAGAACGGCGCAGATCTGCTCGGCGCCACCAGCCTGCTCAATCTGAAAGACAAAGATCCGATGCTGGCCGGGGTGATTCTCGACATGTCGATGAACGCTACGATCGCCGCCAGTCTGCAATTGGGAGGCGCGGTTCTGGGGAGTCTGGCCGGCATCACCACACTCCATCAGAAACGGGTGGAACAGGCAGGATTCGCGGTCCTGAAATCGCCAGATGTACCTTCGATTCTGGTGGAGACCGGCTTCATTTCCAACGCACGCGACAGTCAGCGACTGGTCACGGCGCGACATCAGCAGGCTGTGGCCAACGGCTTGTTTGACGGCTTACAGCGTTACTTTGAAAAGAACCCGCCTGTCGACAGCTATCTTGCCTGGCAGAAAGCCCAACAAAACACGCCGGTTTAG
- a CDS encoding glutamine synthetase → MKNALKCSMLSFGLLLAGNASAQLPALASCTRSANLLACVDADGNAYSVSTVGNTLYLRGFEKNGRRYWAQTNSRFGQLTFFTGIASDGEAWVGYTRRVGWTTINRFSSSGGSSAKFTCSRIIGC, encoded by the coding sequence ATGAAAAATGCGCTGAAATGCTCAATGTTGAGCTTTGGGTTATTGCTGGCCGGCAACGCGAGCGCTCAATTGCCAGCGCTCGCCAGCTGTACACGGAGCGCCAATCTGCTGGCGTGCGTGGACGCCGACGGCAACGCTTATAGCGTCAGCACCGTAGGCAATACCCTTTATCTGCGGGGTTTTGAAAAGAACGGCCGGCGTTATTGGGCGCAGACCAACAGTCGTTTCGGTCAATTGACGTTCTTCACCGGGATCGCCTCTGATGGCGAAGCTTGGGTTGGCTACACTCGACGTGTCGGCTGGACGACCATCAATCGTTTCTCCAGCTCGGGCGGCAGCAGTGCAAAATTCACCTGCAGCCGCATTATTGGCTGCTAA
- a CDS encoding ATP-binding cassette domain-containing protein — protein sequence MIRCQSLSWGAPGQPLTAPLSLELDSGSLTAIIGANGCGKSSLLKVIAGLQKPLAGSVALSVPRQSGLSFLPQQQHLDRQFPISLEELVAAGFWGRRLSTQLRAQRLKDALENWHLSGLEHRPLMALSGGELQSALLARLSLTDAPVLLLDEPHAALDELGQQLLWQHVHTWHNQGRTIVVVCHDLAAVRQHIPHTLLIKNRECMFGTSAELIQQTPHTQVA from the coding sequence ATGATCCGCTGCCAATCACTGAGCTGGGGCGCGCCCGGCCAACCACTGACTGCGCCCCTAAGTCTAGAACTCGACAGCGGCAGTCTGACGGCGATCATCGGTGCCAACGGCTGTGGCAAAAGCAGCCTTCTTAAGGTTATCGCCGGATTGCAGAAGCCGTTGGCAGGCAGCGTTGCTCTGAGTGTTCCACGTCAGAGCGGATTGTCCTTCCTGCCGCAGCAACAGCACCTGGATCGCCAATTCCCAATCAGCCTCGAAGAATTGGTCGCTGCGGGTTTCTGGGGACGCCGACTCTCAACGCAACTGCGCGCACAACGCCTGAAAGACGCACTGGAAAACTGGCACCTGAGCGGACTCGAACACCGTCCACTCATGGCCCTGTCCGGCGGCGAATTACAGAGCGCCCTGCTCGCTCGATTGAGTCTGACCGACGCCCCGGTTCTGCTCCTCGACGAACCCCATGCCGCCCTCGATGAACTCGGTCAACAATTGCTCTGGCAGCACGTCCATACCTGGCATAACCAAGGCCGAACAATCGTCGTGGTCTGCCACGACCTCGCAGCCGTCCGCCAACACATCCCCCACACCTTGCTGATCAAAAACCGAGAGTGCATGTTTGGCACGAGCGCAGAGCTCATTCAGCAAACACCTCATACGCAGGTGGCCTGA
- a CDS encoding metal ABC transporter permease — MLTVAHLWQPFNEFVFMRRALLGGLVLACSTAPLGVFLILRRMSLIGDAVAHGILPGAALGFWFAGLSLPALTLGGLGAGLSMAGLAAWITRRTGLREDASLAAIYPISLACGVLILGIAGKRLDLLHLLFGSALAVDGPTLTGMLWVSGFSLLAMALIYKPLLLDTLDPLFLKTVSRLGPLAHGVFLTLVVLNLVIGFQAIGALMVVGLMMLPAAASRFWSRRLPILIAITSVIGCLSVWFGLLLSFYYSLPSGPAIVLVAGLGYLLSVVFGPVHGLLRRPPLLTSQ; from the coding sequence ATGCTCACCGTCGCCCACCTCTGGCAACCATTCAATGAGTTCGTGTTCATGCGCCGCGCCCTGCTCGGCGGACTGGTCTTGGCGTGCAGTACAGCGCCACTCGGCGTGTTTTTGATCCTGCGACGGATGAGCCTGATCGGTGACGCCGTCGCCCACGGCATCCTTCCCGGCGCTGCATTGGGTTTCTGGTTTGCCGGACTGAGCCTGCCCGCGCTAACGCTGGGAGGCTTGGGCGCCGGTCTGAGCATGGCCGGCCTCGCCGCCTGGATCACCCGCCGCACCGGTTTGCGCGAAGACGCCAGTCTCGCTGCGATCTATCCGATCTCACTGGCCTGTGGCGTACTCATCCTTGGCATCGCCGGCAAACGCCTCGACCTGTTGCACCTGCTGTTCGGCTCAGCACTGGCCGTCGACGGTCCGACCCTCACCGGCATGTTATGGGTCTCGGGATTCAGCCTCCTCGCCATGGCACTGATCTACAAACCTCTGCTGCTCGACACCCTCGACCCCCTGTTCCTGAAAACGGTCAGCCGCCTCGGCCCACTCGCCCATGGCGTGTTCCTGACCCTCGTGGTGCTGAATCTGGTCATCGGTTTCCAGGCCATTGGCGCGCTGATGGTGGTCGGACTGATGATGCTTCCCGCCGCCGCTTCGCGATTCTGGAGCCGCCGTCTGCCGATCCTGATTGCCATCACGTCTGTCATCGGATGCCTCTCGGTGTGGTTCGGCTTGCTGCTGTCGTTCTACTACTCGTTGCCCAGCGGCCCGGCCATCGTGTTGGTCGCAGGCCTTGGCTATCTGTTGTCCGTGGTGTTCGGGCCGGTACACGGTCTGTTGCGCCGCCCACCGTTGCTCACATCCCAATGA
- a CDS encoding carbonate dehydratase — protein MIRKNPSGDLPHIAESAYVDKTAIICGKVVIGENVFVGPYAVIRADEVDASGEMEPITIGANSNIQDGVVIHSKSGAAVTIGEFSSIAHRSILHGPCVVGDRVFIGFNSVLFNCVVGNGCVVRHNSVVDGRDLPDAFYVPSTTRIGPNTDLSQFPPVSVSASEFSEDVARTNVDLVRGYKALQNEF, from the coding sequence ATGATCCGCAAGAACCCTTCAGGTGATTTGCCACACATTGCCGAGTCGGCCTACGTCGATAAAACCGCAATCATCTGCGGCAAAGTGGTGATCGGCGAGAATGTTTTCGTCGGCCCGTACGCGGTGATCCGCGCCGACGAAGTGGACGCCTCAGGCGAGATGGAGCCGATCACCATCGGTGCCAATTCGAACATTCAGGACGGTGTGGTGATCCACTCCAAATCAGGCGCGGCGGTGACCATCGGCGAATTCAGCTCCATCGCCCACCGCTCGATCTTGCATGGCCCCTGCGTCGTCGGCGATCGCGTGTTCATCGGTTTCAACAGCGTCCTGTTCAACTGCGTCGTCGGCAACGGTTGCGTGGTGCGGCACAACTCGGTGGTCGACGGTCGGGATTTGCCGGATGCCTTCTATGTGCCCTCCACGACTCGTATTGGTCCGAACACCGACCTCTCGCAGTTTCCACCGGTGAGCGTCAGCGCTTCGGAGTTTTCCGAAGACGTGGCGCGCACCAACGTCGATCTGGTGCGTGGCTACAAAGCCTTGCAGAACGAGTTCTGA
- a CDS encoding metal ABC transporter substrate-binding protein: MRALLVLFSLMLSMSLSAAEKLPVVTSFSILADMVHQVGGEHIQITNMVSPDADAHTYEPTPDDAKALLGAKLIIKNGLRFEPWLDRLVTSTETKATVISASHGVIPRSLDEDGETVPDPHAWHNLANAELYIANITKALVAADPANKADYERNSKTYLKQIYALLAEAKTKLGSLPPGTRKIVTSHDAFGYLGQAYGIDFMAPQGLSTEREPSAAEVAALITQIRQAHVKAVFMENIKDARLLKQIADESGAHIGGTLYSDALAASGPASTFTGLFEYNLNTLYDALSQP; encoded by the coding sequence ATGCGCGCTCTACTCGTGCTGTTCAGCCTGATGTTGTCGATGTCATTGTCGGCAGCGGAAAAACTGCCCGTGGTCACCAGCTTCAGCATTCTCGCCGACATGGTCCATCAGGTCGGCGGCGAGCATATCCAGATCACCAACATGGTCAGCCCCGACGCCGACGCACACACTTACGAGCCGACGCCGGACGATGCCAAAGCATTGCTTGGCGCGAAATTGATCATCAAGAACGGCCTCCGTTTCGAGCCATGGCTGGATCGTCTGGTCACCAGTACCGAGACCAAAGCCACGGTCATCAGTGCCAGTCACGGCGTGATTCCACGCTCGCTGGATGAAGACGGCGAAACCGTTCCCGACCCGCATGCCTGGCACAATCTGGCGAACGCCGAGTTGTATATCGCCAATATCACCAAGGCACTGGTCGCTGCGGATCCTGCGAACAAAGCTGACTACGAACGCAACAGCAAAACTTATCTGAAGCAGATCTACGCCCTGCTCGCCGAAGCCAAAACCAAACTCGGTTCGCTACCACCGGGCACCCGCAAGATCGTCACCAGCCACGATGCTTTTGGATATCTCGGCCAGGCGTACGGTATCGACTTCATGGCACCGCAGGGCTTGTCCACCGAACGTGAACCCTCCGCCGCCGAAGTCGCAGCACTGATCACCCAGATTCGTCAGGCCCACGTCAAAGCGGTATTCATGGAAAACATCAAAGACGCACGCCTGCTCAAACAGATCGCCGATGAAAGCGGCGCGCACATCGGCGGCACGCTCTACTCGGATGCCCTCGCTGCGAGTGGCCCGGCCAGCACCTTCACCGGCCTGTTCGAATACAACCTCAATACCCTTTACGACGCGCTGAGCCAACCATGA